In one Desulfoferula mesophila genomic region, the following are encoded:
- a CDS encoding methylenetetrahydrofolate reductase — protein sequence MSLKAGTKLEKVLAAGQFALTTEVGPPRGPDVDEVLKKAEVLRGIADAYNVTDNQTAVVRMSSIAGSKILLDAGLEPVAQMTCRDRNRIAMQSDLLGAAALGLKNILAISGDHQGAGASGKLKGHPGAKGVYDVDSIQLINIIKNMRDEGLQAGGDSLTSKPQFFIGAAWTPLGPPVEFRVLRLAKKVAAGADFIQTQAVYDIKAFAEQLAKAVDMGLTEKTAILPGLIVPRSAGMLNYMNKNVPGVVVPQELIDRMKGASDPQAEGIKVTIELIEQVRELTGVKGVHLQAIEAEELLPEIINQAGLSPRPEV from the coding sequence ATGAGTCTCAAAGCGGGAACCAAGTTAGAGAAGGTTTTGGCCGCCGGCCAGTTCGCCCTCACCACCGAAGTGGGCCCGCCCCGGGGCCCGGACGTGGACGAGGTGCTCAAAAAGGCCGAAGTGCTCAGGGGCATTGCCGACGCCTACAACGTCACCGACAACCAGACCGCGGTGGTGCGCATGTCCTCCATCGCCGGCTCCAAGATCCTCTTGGACGCCGGGCTGGAGCCGGTGGCCCAGATGACCTGCCGGGACCGCAACCGCATCGCCATGCAGAGCGACCTGCTGGGCGCGGCCGCCCTGGGGCTGAAGAACATCCTGGCCATCAGCGGCGACCACCAGGGCGCCGGGGCCAGCGGCAAGCTCAAGGGCCATCCCGGAGCCAAGGGAGTCTACGACGTGGACTCCATCCAGCTGATCAACATCATCAAGAACATGCGCGACGAGGGCCTGCAGGCCGGGGGCGACAGCCTGACCAGCAAGCCGCAGTTCTTCATCGGCGCGGCCTGGACTCCCCTGGGACCGCCGGTGGAGTTTCGCGTGTTGCGCCTGGCCAAGAAAGTGGCCGCGGGCGCGGACTTCATCCAGACCCAGGCCGTCTACGACATCAAGGCCTTTGCCGAGCAGTTGGCCAAGGCGGTGGACATGGGCCTGACCGAAAAAACCGCCATCCTGCCGGGGCTCATCGTGCCCCGTTCGGCGGGCATGCTCAACTACATGAACAAGAACGTGCCCGGCGTGGTGGTTCCCCAGGAGCTCATCGACCGTATGAAAGGCGCCTCCGACCCTCAGGCCGAGGGTATCAAGGTGACCATCGAGCTGATCGAACAGGTCAGGGAGCTTACGGGGGTCAAGGGAGTGCATCTGCAGGCCATCGAGGCCGAGGAGCTCTTGCCCGAGATAATCAACCAGGCAGGCCTGTCCCCGCGTCCGGAGGTCTAG
- a CDS encoding methylenetetrahydrofolate reductase C-terminal domain-containing protein, with protein sequence MITAEWKPIEEMVGYLRGHKKVLVIGCATCVAECAAGGEREVETLAPLLAMAMQNDGNPIEVKSATLERQCEPEFLEDIAEAAAEADAIVSVACGIGMQLVAERYADTSLYPGVNTTSLSIREEPGLWTSRCAACGDCVLGLTFGLCPVARCAKSLQNGPCGGTRTNGMCEINEDTPCIWRLIVERATARGRLEDLTKVRPPKDWSNSPAGGPKRMLREDLRS encoded by the coding sequence ATGATTACCGCTGAGTGGAAGCCCATTGAGGAGATGGTGGGTTACCTGCGCGGCCATAAAAAGGTGCTGGTAATCGGCTGCGCCACCTGCGTGGCCGAGTGCGCCGCCGGCGGAGAGCGGGAGGTGGAGACCTTGGCGCCCCTGCTGGCCATGGCCATGCAAAACGACGGCAACCCCATCGAGGTGAAAAGCGCCACCCTGGAGCGCCAGTGCGAGCCCGAGTTCCTGGAGGACATCGCCGAGGCGGCGGCCGAGGCCGACGCCATCGTCAGCGTGGCCTGCGGCATCGGCATGCAGCTGGTGGCCGAGCGCTATGCCGATACCTCGCTCTACCCCGGAGTCAACACCACCAGCCTGAGCATCCGTGAGGAGCCGGGCCTGTGGACCAGCCGTTGCGCCGCCTGCGGCGACTGCGTGCTGGGGCTGACCTTCGGCCTGTGCCCGGTGGCCCGCTGCGCCAAGAGCCTGCAAAACGGCCCCTGCGGCGGCACCCGCACCAACGGAATGTGTGAGATCAACGAGGACACGCCCTGTATCTGGCGGCTGATCGTGGAGCGGGCCACCGCCCGCGGCCGGTTGGAGGACCTCACCAAGGTGCGTCCTCCCAAGGACTGGTCCAACTCGCCGGCCGGAGGGCCCAAGAGGATGCTGCGGGAGGATCTGCGGTCATGA
- a CDS encoding hydrogenase iron-sulfur subunit: MANNSTADFQPQITLLYCRQSLAAEAKPVQGQRAGEGFGVRLVLLPCSSKVQLPHLMRLLEKGADGVQIAACPEKACQHLVGSNRAEKRIARGRGLLEQVGMGAERLGLDRGAGLSLDDLMEMAGQRAEAVRALGPNPMKGV, translated from the coding sequence ATGGCCAATAATTCGACCGCAGATTTCCAGCCGCAGATCACCCTGCTCTATTGCCGCCAGAGCTTGGCCGCCGAGGCCAAGCCGGTGCAAGGGCAGCGCGCCGGTGAGGGCTTCGGAGTCCGCCTGGTGCTGCTGCCCTGTAGCAGCAAGGTGCAGCTTCCCCACCTCATGCGCCTTTTGGAAAAGGGCGCCGACGGGGTGCAGATAGCGGCTTGTCCCGAGAAGGCCTGCCAACATCTGGTGGGCAGCAACCGGGCCGAAAAGCGCATTGCCCGCGGCCGGGGGCTTTTGGAGCAGGTTGGCATGGGCGCCGAACGCCTGGGTCTAGACCGGGGCGCGGGCCTTAGCCTGGATGATTTAATGGAGATGGCCGGCCAGAGGGCCGAGGCCGTGCGGGCCCTGGGGCCCAACCCCATGAAAGGAGTTTGA
- a CDS encoding DUF128 domain-containing protein produces MDERSRRKILDVLRVLSESDKPLGGTRIAHALALAGKDMSQRTIRYYLSITDQEGLTQQVGRRGRKLTAEGRRELETAYVVDKVGFVAARAEALIYGMDFKLRQGRGKVVVNLSVLRSQDVPRAKEVMRRVFQAGYSLGDRLLVGRPGQKVGSYTPEPDEVVVATVCSIAINGVMLDEGVPMTNRFGGLLQVSEHKPLRFTQIINYDGTTLDPLEIFIKGRMTSVSQAVATGEGVIGASFREIPAPAAEKARRLAGRLEKAGLGAIILIGRPGQPLLEVPLATGRVGMVVRGGLNPMAAVEEEGIVTTNRAFSQLLPFEQLDRWEDVL; encoded by the coding sequence GTGGACGAACGCAGCAGAAGAAAAATCCTCGATGTACTAAGAGTGCTGTCGGAATCGGACAAGCCCCTGGGCGGCACCCGCATTGCCCACGCCCTGGCCCTGGCCGGCAAGGACATGAGCCAACGGACCATCCGATACTACCTTAGCATAACCGACCAGGAAGGCCTGACCCAGCAGGTGGGCCGCCGGGGACGCAAGCTGACCGCCGAGGGGCGCCGGGAGTTGGAAACCGCCTACGTGGTCGACAAGGTCGGCTTCGTGGCCGCGCGGGCCGAGGCCCTGATCTACGGTATGGACTTCAAGCTCCGGCAGGGCCGGGGCAAGGTGGTGGTGAACCTTTCGGTGCTCAGATCCCAGGACGTGCCCCGGGCCAAGGAGGTGATGCGCCGGGTGTTCCAGGCGGGCTATTCCCTGGGCGACCGCCTGCTCGTCGGCCGCCCCGGCCAAAAGGTGGGCTCCTACACCCCGGAGCCCGATGAAGTGGTGGTGGCCACGGTGTGCTCCATCGCCATCAACGGGGTGATGCTCGATGAAGGCGTGCCCATGACCAACCGCTTCGGCGGGCTCTTACAGGTCAGCGAGCACAAGCCGCTGCGCTTTACTCAGATCATCAATTACGACGGCACCACCCTGGACCCATTGGAGATTTTCATCAAGGGCCGCATGACTTCGGTCAGCCAGGCCGTGGCCACCGGCGAGGGAGTCATCGGGGCCAGTTTTCGCGAGATTCCCGCCCCGGCGGCGGAAAAGGCCCGCCGCCTGGCCGGACGCCTGGAGAAGGCAGGCCTGGGGGCCATCATCCTGATCGGCCGGCCCGGCCAGCCTCTCTTGGAGGTACCCCTGGCCACCGGACGGGTGGGCATGGTGGTGCGGGGCGGGCTCAACCCCATGGCCGCTGTGGAGGAGGAAGGCATAGTCACCACCAACCGCGCTTTTTCACAACTCCTGCCCTTTGAACAACTCGACCGTTGGGAGGATGTGTTGTGA